AGCTCGTGTCATTGTTCGATGACCACAAGTACAAGTCACTTTGACCATTTCTTTACAAGGTGTGTTATCTGGTGGGCATTTGCCATCATGACACGGCGCACCACAGTTATGACCACACAATTCTCTTGGTGTAGTGCAGGGTTGTGTGCACAGTTGTTTTGGTTTCTCACATGGACCAGGATGACACAGAGTTATACATTTATGTCTGCCACAACGCAATGGTTTACCACATGGCATACCACACGACAGTTCATTAAAGTAACAGGGTACAGCTTTTCTCAACTCATGTTTGCCATAACACCATTTTTGACTAAGTACCGTACAAGGTGGACATGATGTTTCACTGTGACAATTGTGAATAACTTGATGACCACATGAATGTTGACGTGAACAAGGACGTGAACAAGTTGGTCGTCGTGTACCACAAGGTACTGGCGGGTAAATAACAGCAGCTCCACATTCGCAGTATAATTCATCAAAGCTACTTCTGTAGCATGGTGGACATCTAGCTTTATGGCAGGTTAATTCACATTTATGTTTACCACAACTCAGTGTCTTAGAACACGGTAATGGACATATATGTTCAATATCAATGCAACACAATTGATTACATTTATGTTTACCGCATGATCGTTTTTTGACgcattttttttgacatctcgCGTCGTCAGCTTTTGTTGTTAAGTCAACGCATAAAATTTCACGGTCCATATTACCACAACGACATTTAACCCATGTTGTTAAATCACAAGGCGGACAATCATCTGAATGACAGGGTACTTTACAAGTATGAGGTGAACTTGGTTGTccgcatagtaattttttcgaacaaatttcgTCGCAAGTAGGAATCGGATCTAAACAGTTATCGCGTTTAACTGTCAATGGTGTTTTGCCACAACAGCAGTGTGTTACAGTTTCTGGTTTTAGTGGACAAGATTTACATGAATTTTCGTGGCATATGTCATTGCATTTATGATTACCACAATCGagtaaattattacaaattttaccACAGGAATATACTAATGGAATATCTTGGAGGCAATCAACATGACGATTTTCTTTACCACAATAACAgacttgatttatttttttttcacatggGTCACAATCACCGTGATGAcatattttttcacatttatgcTGTTTACAGTTTAATAATATATCACAAATATTTGAACAAGATAACTGAGTATCAGTACTgcattttaaacttttatatgtTTTACCACAACCGCAAAAACGTCTTACCATCGTCAAACACAATGGGCATGATCCTGGATGACAAAGTAATGTACATTTAtggatacaattatttttagccCGTGTGCGACCACATATTTCACCACATGAGTGTGCAATATCACGTCTATTCCATTCTGGGTCCTTTGTTTTACCgcaaaaacaataatattcaTCAGGAATAGTGAGATTTATATTCTGACAGGCTGGACATCGCCACCCACTCTCACTTTGGGATGATTCCGCCcattttttaatgcatttCAAATGCAACACATGATAGCAATTATTACACGACCATATTGGATCATTTTGCCTGATATTTTCACAGCAAACTAAGCATTCAAGTTTACCTCTGTTCAATTGTTCAGTCAAAGATTCTTTTTGTGTCGCGGCATCGTCTATTCCTAGTCCTTTTTTATTGTTtccttttttaattacttgactattttttttttcccgccaGTTTActgacgacaagttgtcgtCTTTACTGAACTCTTCCTTTGCTCTACTGTTACTACTGCTATTACTAATATTTTCTTCTTTCATCTGCTGCTGTTTATTATCAGATTTAACATCGCGTTCATAATTATCGCGGTAACcccgataataataattcggtTTATTATctctgtaacttttttcttcaTAGTAATCGTCTCGTCTATTGCCACTACCAGCACTTCGATATCTATCATCTCTTGAATCATCACCGtaaaattctttattatttttcaccgGTTTTTTGTCTTTCTTAATAGTACTCGGCACTTGGTGTTTATCATCATctaaattattgtcattattaaaTCCACGA
This genomic interval from Microplitis mediator isolate UGA2020A chromosome 2, iyMicMedi2.1, whole genome shotgun sequence contains the following:
- the LOC130678624 gene encoding protein shuttle craft; translation: MATWDGSYSGDPTHEDNKLFYYYSNSNSNSQNPVSDDRQWNQYTSNDNQLSATTSHIDNTSTFKTNKTYYDSPSSNSVADNSNCYFENNRKQQSSFRPKTDGSFKNNDYNIVRQSNLHPGANEFIPSSANPSTESSKIFFPDNRSKQQQQQYANRKYDNKKNNYRQQDTDYSQNSYKGYDKYRKKNSNNNNSSASYSNYSNNGYESHKDYPDNADSYENTQLSNESKTRDKDTTGLSSSRAPYNGRRPRSHGRYNLNSNTDYKNNGNNSTRLGKNINHNSNSINCSDENNKQQPVSRDPRDERYYRGFNNDNNLDDDKHQVPSTIKKDKKPVKNNKEFYGDDSRDDRYRSAGSGNRRDDYYEEKSYRDNKPNYYYRGYRDNYERDVKSDNKQQQMKEENISNSSSNSRAKEEFSKDDNLSSVNWREKKNSQVIKKGNNKKGLGIDDAATQKESLTEQLNRGKLECLVCCENIRQNDPIWSCNNCYHVLHLKCIKKWAESSQSESGWRCPACQNINLTIPDEYYCFCGKTKDPEWNRRDIAHSCGEICGRTRAKNNCIHKCTLLCHPGSCPLCLTMVRRFCGCGKTYKSLKCSTDTQLSCSNICDILLNCKQHKCEKICHHGDCDPCEKKINQVCYCGKENRHVDCLQDIPLVYSCGKICNNLLDCGNHKCNDICHENSCKSCPLKPETVTHCCCGKTPLTVKRDNCLDPIPTCDEICSKKLLCGQPSSPHTCKVPCHSDDCPPCDLTTWVKCRCGNMDREILCVDLTTKADDARCQKKCVKKRSCGKHKCNQLCCIDIEHICPLPCSKTLSCGKHKCELTCHKARCPPCYRSSFDELYCECGAAVIYPPVPCGTRRPTCSRPCSRQHSCGHQVIHNCHSETSCPPCTVLSQKWCYGKHELRKAVPCYFNELSCGMPCGKPLRCGRHKCITLCHPGPCEKPKQLCTQPCTTPRELCGHNCGAPCHDGKCPPDNTPCKEMVKVTCTCGHRTMTRACAENSREYQRIASGILASKMIDMQLGHSVDLEQVFGQGARKQNQLRTLECNDECKTIERNRKLALGLQIVNPDLSGKLLPRYSDHMKQWAKKDPSFCQMVHEKLTELVQLAKTSKQKSRSYSFDSMNRDKRHFVHEACEHFGCESQAYDQEPKRNVVATAVKDKCWLPSYSLLEMVQRESGQRKVPRPMLNTTKTTTTTGTSQVLPSTASKTQKLQATTSTSNSSKPSEQEIDYFDYPNAKWK